In a genomic window of Nostoc sp. UHCC 0870:
- the rpoD gene encoding RNA polymerase sigma factor RpoD produces MNQANNVLDSIYQPDLEIINQPEEIELEDLLIEEEEEEEDLLLTDEGEIDDFLEPQSDEDDAKSGKAAKSRRRTQSKKKHYTEDSIRLYLQEIGRIRLLRADEEIELARKIADLLELERVRDRLQDQLEREPEYREWAEAVQLPLPAFRYRLHIGRRAKDKMVQSNLRLVVSIAKKYMNRGLSFQDLIQEGSLGLIRAAEKFDHEKGYKFSTYATWWIRQAITRAIADQSRTIRLPVHLYETISRIKKTTKLLSQEMGRKPTEEEIATRMEMTIEKLRFIAKSAQLPISLETPIGKEEDSRLGDFIESDGETPEDQVSKNLLREDLEKVLDSLSPRERDVLRLRYGLDDGRMKTLEEIGQIFNVTRERIRQIEAKALRKLRHPNRNSVLKEYIR; encoded by the coding sequence ATGAACCAGGCTAACAACGTACTCGATAGCATTTATCAGCCTGACCTAGAAATAATAAATCAGCCTGAAGAAATCGAGTTAGAAGACCTCTTAATTGAAGAAGAAGAAGAAGAAGAGGACTTGCTGCTTACCGATGAAGGCGAAATTGATGATTTTTTAGAGCCTCAGTCTGATGAGGACGACGCAAAGTCTGGAAAAGCCGCTAAATCGCGTCGTCGGACACAAAGCAAGAAAAAGCACTACACCGAAGACTCGATTCGTCTTTACTTGCAAGAAATCGGTCGAATTCGACTGTTGCGTGCGGATGAAGAAATTGAATTGGCGCGGAAAATTGCCGATTTATTAGAATTAGAACGGGTGCGCGATCGCTTGCAAGACCAATTAGAACGCGAACCAGAATATAGAGAATGGGCAGAAGCCGTACAACTACCATTACCAGCATTTCGTTATCGTCTGCACATTGGTCGCAGAGCTAAAGATAAGATGGTGCAATCGAACCTACGTCTTGTAGTGTCCATTGCCAAGAAATACATGAATCGCGGTTTATCATTCCAAGATTTAATTCAAGAAGGAAGTCTTGGCTTGATTCGCGCAGCCGAAAAGTTCGACCATGAGAAAGGGTATAAATTCTCTACCTATGCTACATGGTGGATTCGCCAAGCTATCACCAGAGCGATCGCTGACCAATCCCGAACCATTCGTCTACCGGTTCACCTCTACGAAACCATCTCCCGCATTAAGAAAACTACCAAGTTGTTGTCTCAAGAAATGGGACGTAAACCAACAGAAGAAGAAATCGCTACTCGTATGGAAATGACCATCGAGAAATTGCGGTTCATTGCTAAATCTGCTCAATTACCAATTTCACTAGAAACACCCATTGGTAAAGAAGAAGATTCCCGCTTAGGTGATTTTATTGAATCCGACGGTGAAACACCAGAAGACCAAGTTTCTAAAAACCTTCTGCGTGAAGACCTGGAAAAAGTCCTCGATAGTCTCAGCCCTCGTGAACGCGATGTCCTCAGACTGCGCTACGGTTTAGATGATGGACGGATGAAGACCTTAGAGGAAATCGGTCAGATTTTCAACGTTACCCGTGAACGGATTCGTCAAATAGAAGCCAAAGCACTCCGTAAGTTACGCCATCCCAATCGCAATAGCGTACTTAAGGAATATATCCGGTAG
- the gyrB gene encoding DNA topoisomerase (ATP-hydrolyzing) subunit B: MTSSYSADQIQVLEGLEAVRKRPGMYIGSTGPRGLHHLVYEVVDNSIDEALAGHCTHIEVDLNADGSVTVTDDGRGIPIDTHSRTGRSALETVLTVLHAGGKFGGGGYKVSGGLHGVGISVVNALSEVVEVTVWRDSKVHTQRYERGVPVTELIAKPYKEARTGTSVSFKPDPQIFTTNTEFDYITLSSRLRELAYLNAGVKITFTDHRLDVLKSDTPKVESYEYKGGIREYIAYMNREKQPLHEEIIYVQGERNNVQIEVSLQWCTDAYTDNVLGFANNIRTVDGGTHLEGLKAVLTRTLNAIARKRNKIKENEPNLSGEHVREGLTAVISVKVPDPEFEGQTKTKLGNTEVRGIVDSLVGEVLTEYLEFRPGIADSILDKAIQAFKAAEAARHARELVRRKSVLESSPLPGKLADCSSRDPSESEIFIVEGDSAGGSAKQGRDRRTQAILPLRGKILNIEKTDDSKIYKNNEVQALITALGLGVKGDEFDSTQLRYHRIVIMTDADVDGAHIRTLLLTFFYRYQRSLIEQGFIYIACPPLYKVERGRNHDYCYSDRELQAIIAKFPANANYTIQRFKGLGEMMPAQLWDTTMNPQSRTLKRVEIEDAAEADRIFTILMGDRVAPRREFIETYGSKLNFTDLDI; encoded by the coding sequence ATGACGAGCAGTTACAGTGCCGATCAGATTCAAGTTCTGGAAGGTCTGGAAGCCGTCCGCAAACGACCGGGGATGTACATCGGTTCTACCGGGCCGCGAGGACTCCACCATTTAGTTTATGAGGTGGTCGATAACTCTATTGATGAAGCATTGGCAGGTCACTGTACTCATATAGAAGTTGACCTCAATGCTGATGGATCGGTGACGGTGACAGATGATGGTCGCGGTATTCCAATTGATACTCACTCGCGCACAGGAAGATCGGCCTTAGAAACTGTATTAACCGTGCTACACGCCGGGGGTAAGTTTGGCGGCGGTGGTTATAAAGTTTCTGGGGGATTGCACGGGGTTGGGATTTCTGTAGTTAATGCCTTATCCGAAGTTGTAGAAGTAACCGTTTGGCGAGATAGCAAGGTTCACACTCAGCGATATGAACGGGGTGTTCCTGTAACAGAACTCATCGCCAAACCTTATAAGGAAGCGAGAACAGGTACATCTGTCAGCTTTAAGCCAGATCCGCAAATCTTTACCACTAATACTGAGTTTGATTACATTACCCTATCATCTCGATTACGCGAATTGGCGTATTTGAATGCCGGGGTGAAAATTACTTTTACCGATCACCGTTTAGATGTTCTTAAAAGCGATACACCCAAGGTAGAAAGCTACGAATACAAGGGTGGGATTCGGGAATATATCGCTTACATGAACCGCGAGAAGCAGCCACTGCATGAAGAAATTATCTATGTGCAGGGAGAACGCAACAACGTACAAATAGAAGTCTCCTTGCAGTGGTGTACGGATGCTTATACAGACAACGTGCTGGGTTTCGCCAACAATATTCGTACTGTTGATGGTGGCACACACCTAGAAGGTTTAAAAGCGGTTTTAACCAGAACCTTAAATGCGATCGCTCGCAAGCGCAATAAAATTAAAGAAAATGAACCCAACCTCAGTGGTGAACACGTCCGCGAAGGTCTAACGGCGGTTATTTCTGTTAAAGTCCCAGACCCTGAATTTGAAGGACAAACCAAAACTAAACTCGGTAATACCGAAGTTCGGGGTATTGTTGATTCTTTGGTAGGTGAGGTTCTCACAGAGTATCTAGAATTTCGTCCCGGTATAGCAGATTCAATTTTAGATAAAGCTATTCAAGCTTTCAAAGCCGCAGAAGCAGCACGCCACGCGCGGGAGTTAGTACGACGTAAATCAGTATTAGAATCTTCCCCATTACCCGGTAAGTTAGCAGATTGCAGTTCCCGTGATCCTAGTGAATCGGAAATCTTTATTGTGGAAGGGGATTCTGCGGGTGGTAGTGCTAAACAAGGACGCGATCGCCGTACCCAAGCAATTTTGCCTCTACGGGGTAAAATTCTCAATATCGAGAAAACTGACGATTCCAAAATCTATAAGAATAATGAAGTCCAGGCTTTAATCACAGCCTTGGGTTTGGGAGTCAAAGGTGACGAATTCGACTCCACCCAACTACGTTATCACCGCATCGTTATTATGACAGACGCGGACGTAGACGGGGCGCACATCCGCACCCTGTTACTTACATTCTTCTACCGATACCAGCGATCGCTCATCGAACAAGGCTTTATCTATATCGCTTGTCCCCCATTATATAAAGTAGAACGGGGACGCAATCATGATTATTGTTATAGCGATCGTGAACTGCAAGCAATAATCGCCAAATTTCCAGCTAATGCCAACTATACCATCCAACGATTTAAAGGTTTGGGTGAAATGATGCCTGCACAACTTTGGGATACCACGATGAACCCCCAAAGCCGCACCCTCAAACGGGTGGAAATTGAAGATGCTGCTGAAGCAGATCGCATCTTTACAATTTTAATGGGCGATCGCGTTGCACCTAGACGCGAATTTATCGAAACCTACGGTTCTAAACTTAACTTCACCGATCTTGATATCTAA
- the miaA gene encoding tRNA (adenosine(37)-N6)-dimethylallyltransferase MiaA, whose translation MTKLIVICGATATGKSGLALNLAMRLGSVILSADSRQVYREFDIGTAKPTLIEQQTVPHYLIDICAPTEIMTVADYQEQAQNLINSLDVSPLFLVGGTGLYIRSIVQGMKIPRVAPDYELRSQLESLGQTTLYGILQQVDPTAAQKIHLNDSPRTLRALEVFYVTGIPISEQQGENPPDYPILQIGLDCDVEKLAQRIYKRTEQMIQDGLVAEVEYLCQKYGADLPLLNTLGYQEIKQYLRGEISLDTAKELTVLHTRQFAKRQRTWFRAYPRIEWFDANDPDLLESVWQRVQRFVTCGNPDEIIR comes from the coding sequence ATGACTAAATTAATCGTAATTTGTGGTGCTACGGCGACGGGTAAGTCTGGTTTGGCTTTGAATTTGGCTATGCGGCTGGGTTCTGTAATTCTGAGTGCTGATTCTCGTCAGGTTTACCGTGAGTTTGATATTGGTACGGCGAAGCCAACATTAATAGAACAGCAAACAGTCCCACATTATTTAATAGATATCTGCGCTCCCACAGAGATAATGACGGTAGCAGACTATCAAGAACAAGCACAAAACTTAATTAATTCTCTTGATGTTTCTCCACTGTTCTTGGTGGGAGGTACTGGTTTATATATCCGTTCTATTGTGCAAGGGATGAAGATTCCTAGAGTTGCACCGGATTATGAATTGCGATCGCAACTCGAATCTCTCGGACAAACTACACTCTACGGCATATTGCAGCAAGTTGATCCGACTGCGGCACAAAAGATTCATCTTAACGATTCTCCGCGAACTTTACGTGCGCTAGAAGTATTTTATGTGACGGGAATTCCCATTTCTGAGCAACAAGGCGAAAATCCCCCAGATTATCCAATTTTGCAGATTGGGTTGGATTGTGATGTAGAGAAATTAGCACAACGTATTTACAAACGCACTGAACAAATGATACAAGATGGTTTAGTTGCCGAAGTAGAATATCTTTGTCAAAAATATGGTGCTGACTTACCTTTGCTGAACACTTTAGGATATCAAGAAATCAAGCAATATTTACGGGGTGAAATTTCCTTAGATACAGCCAAAGAATTAACAGTTTTGCATACAAGACAATTTGCTAAACGTCAACGGACTTGGTTTAGAGCATATCCCCGAATTGAATGGTTTGATGCCAATGATCCTGATTTATTAGAGAGTGTTTGGCAGCGTGTACAAAGATTTGTCACCTGTGGCAATCCAGATGAGATAATTCGATAA
- a CDS encoding glycoside hydrolase family 10 protein, giving the protein MNRLAKLCLFYVLCVQLILSLTIFSDPSLSDYQQKNSLPTTTEIRGVWLTNVASGVLFVPWGIERAVNQLSALNFNTIYPVVWNRGHTFYKSNAAKLFTGSDVQPLLNVAHGNQDFLTKLLKLAKPKGLTVIPWFEYGFMSPPDSELVRRYPDWLTMGSNGAKTLSEILPRKLDNQPTNKLVWLNPFHPEVQEFILSLVVEVVSNYDVDGIQFDDHFGMPVQFGYDPFTIELYQKEHQGKTPPIDHFNQEWMIWRANKLTGFMGEIYEVVKEIKPNIKISLSPNSQDFAYRNYLQDWEGWVKKGFVDELILQVYRSDKSSFIKELEQPAVKFARTKIPVAIGISTGTLTTPVKIAQVQEQIEAVRDRQFFGISFFYWESLWGYIAPESPQQRRKVFGELFAAKAKRPLTIGRK; this is encoded by the coding sequence ATGAATCGGTTGGCTAAACTTTGTTTGTTTTATGTGCTGTGTGTACAACTTATATTGTCCTTAACAATATTTTCTGACCCTTCACTCTCAGATTATCAACAGAAAAATAGCTTACCAACTACAACAGAAATTCGTGGAGTTTGGCTAACTAATGTTGCCAGTGGTGTACTATTTGTACCTTGGGGTATTGAACGCGCTGTTAATCAATTATCAGCACTCAATTTTAATACGATTTATCCTGTAGTTTGGAATCGAGGACATACTTTCTATAAAAGCAATGCAGCCAAATTATTTACAGGTAGTGATGTTCAGCCTTTACTGAATGTTGCACATGGCAACCAAGATTTTTTGACAAAGTTATTGAAACTAGCCAAACCTAAAGGTTTAACTGTCATTCCTTGGTTTGAATATGGTTTTATGTCCCCACCTGACTCAGAATTAGTTAGGCGTTATCCTGATTGGTTAACAATGGGAAGCAATGGTGCGAAAACTCTTAGTGAGATTTTGCCAAGAAAACTTGATAATCAGCCTACAAATAAATTAGTTTGGCTGAATCCCTTCCATCCAGAAGTGCAAGAGTTTATTTTATCGTTAGTGGTAGAAGTGGTTAGCAATTATGATGTAGATGGTATTCAATTTGATGATCATTTTGGAATGCCAGTACAGTTTGGCTATGACCCATTTACTATTGAACTTTATCAAAAAGAACATCAAGGAAAAACCCCACCAATTGACCACTTTAACCAAGAATGGATGATTTGGCGTGCTAATAAGCTTACTGGGTTTATGGGAGAAATCTATGAAGTTGTCAAAGAGATAAAACCTAATATCAAAATATCTTTGTCTCCTAATTCACAAGATTTTGCCTATAGAAACTACTTGCAAGATTGGGAAGGTTGGGTAAAAAAAGGGTTTGTAGATGAGTTGATTTTGCAGGTTTATCGCAGTGATAAAAGCAGTTTTATTAAAGAACTAGAACAGCCTGCTGTAAAGTTTGCTCGGACTAAAATACCTGTAGCTATTGGTATTTCTACTGGTACTTTAACTACTCCAGTGAAAATTGCACAGGTTCAAGAACAGATTGAAGCAGTGCGCGATCGCCAATTTTTTGGTATATCTTTTTTTTACTGGGAAAGTTTGTGGGGTTACATCGCACCAGAATCACCCCAACAACGACGCAAGGTTTTTGGTGAGTTGTTTGCAGCTAAGGCAAAAAGACCGTTGACGATAGGGAGGAAGTAG
- a CDS encoding GDSL-type esterase/lipase family protein: MTTTTAWFNISILFNFLFVCLSIIFIYKRGGIVFLYQKIDDFFNDNEYNSSVYYHHKKSQFELLPYSDKDIIFLGDSITDQGEWSELFNDNKIRNRGIGGDTVEGILNRIDQILESKPRKIFLMIGINDLASERKSLRNVLNLYKNMLIKIKSESPNTKVFIQSLLPVNNQKRYLYDNYHIIKFNSELKELSKEFDYEYIDVFSHLSNSDNELDNKYSLDGIHLNGQAYLIWKEVIRKYVD, from the coding sequence ATGACTACAACGACTGCATGGTTCAATATTTCGATTTTATTTAATTTTTTATTCGTTTGCTTAAGCATTATTTTTATTTATAAAAGGGGAGGAATTGTTTTTTTGTATCAAAAAATAGATGATTTCTTTAATGATAATGAATATAATTCCTCAGTTTATTACCATCACAAAAAAAGCCAATTTGAACTTTTACCATACTCTGATAAAGATATCATATTTTTGGGAGATAGTATAACAGATCAGGGTGAATGGTCAGAATTATTCAATGATAATAAAATCAGAAATCGTGGCATTGGTGGAGATACAGTAGAAGGAATTTTAAATAGAATAGATCAAATATTAGAATCAAAACCAAGAAAGATTTTTCTAATGATTGGTATTAATGATTTGGCTTCTGAGCGTAAATCATTAAGGAACGTACTGAATTTATATAAAAATATGTTAATTAAAATTAAAAGTGAATCACCTAATACAAAAGTATTTATCCAAAGCCTTTTACCTGTAAACAACCAAAAAAGATACTTGTATGATAACTATCATATTATTAAATTTAATTCAGAGCTAAAAGAACTATCAAAAGAGTTTGATTATGAATATATAGACGTATTTTCTCATCTATCTAACTCTGATAATGAGTTAGATAATAAATATAGTTTAGATGGGATACATTTAAATGGACAAGCATACTTAATATGGAAAGAAGTGATTAGAAAGTATGTTGACTAA
- a CDS encoding chlorophyll a/b-binding protein produces MTDTTKISAPVIEDRNAWRWGFTPQAEIWNGRLAMIGFLAAVLIELFSGQGVLHFWGIL; encoded by the coding sequence ATGACAGACACAACAAAAATCTCAGCTCCTGTAATCGAAGATCGCAACGCTTGGCGTTGGGGCTTTACTCCCCAAGCCGAAATTTGGAATGGTCGCTTGGCAATGATTGGTTTTTTAGCGGCAGTATTAATTGAATTATTCTCTGGTCAAGGTGTATTGCATTTCTGGGGTATTCTGTAA
- a CDS encoding GAF domain-containing protein, whose product MNINSVESTVELKQESHAHLIFGTAVDEKSSGEQLLLSMYDSVQTSIFVVDVLENGDFCYVALNPTHERWIGIRSQDLRGKKPEDILTPVDAAKVRQRYANCVRLGKTISYEQCLQFQGVPTWWSTTLTPLRDANSRICRIIGTSSNITPAKQVAQARGIQAEREHLLAAIVQRIHESLDLDVILHQTAQDVRECLNCDRILIYQMQTGPNGVVIAEATANPDISLLGKHFQDPCLSIKHKEHHGRCCTEIIEDIYASGINTCQRDFLDSLQVRAHLVVPILSRQNLWGLLIAQYCHEPHQWQQIEIDLLQQLATQLGIATQQGELQQQIKHLKNELALQKQAHQNQFQQTKRFQALVLSITAQIRDRQDEMQIFAHLTQELAKLLQLESCYIELYNSDCTVASVVCEYAPNQPTYQGISRKPQDLSEIYQPLLQKQHFHSVEIVPGWHPKLLVITQLACPIFDQQGTLGNLWLIKPTQQLFSELEIGLVQTLAHECAIAIRQTRLNTSKQARIHKLENKERLTQEFLKNLSHELQTPITNISLAAQTLESILLPNGTLDIEIVPQLLQILHNECSRESRLINDVLTLIHLETKPEPPTLITIDLQTWLTPIVESFLDLTSCQGQQLKLDIANVIPPLETDITELERIVTELLSYVCKYTPPGESITVSAQTTPAEIQLSISNSGLEIPIHDQVRIFEPFYHLCKNDPWKYSGTGLEMALVKKMVRHLGGSILVESIASQTRFIITFPQSAKS is encoded by the coding sequence ATGAATATCAATTCAGTAGAATCTACCGTCGAGTTGAAGCAAGAATCTCATGCTCATCTGATTTTTGGCACAGCAGTAGACGAAAAAAGTAGTGGTGAACAGCTACTATTAAGTATGTATGACTCTGTGCAGACATCTATCTTTGTGGTGGATGTCCTAGAGAATGGAGATTTTTGTTATGTAGCACTTAATCCTACCCATGAGCGATGGATAGGTATACGTTCCCAAGATTTGCGGGGTAAAAAACCAGAAGATATTCTCACCCCCGTAGATGCTGCTAAGGTTCGTCAGCGTTACGCTAATTGCGTGCGCTTGGGTAAAACTATATCTTACGAACAATGCTTACAATTTCAGGGAGTACCGACTTGGTGGAGTACAACGCTTACGCCATTGCGGGATGCTAACTCTAGAATTTGTCGCATCATTGGCACTAGTAGTAATATCACCCCTGCTAAACAGGTAGCCCAAGCCAGGGGAATCCAAGCTGAACGAGAACATCTATTAGCAGCAATTGTCCAAAGAATTCACGAGTCTTTAGATTTAGATGTAATTCTCCATCAAACTGCTCAGGATGTGCGAGAGTGTTTAAATTGCGATCGCATCCTCATTTATCAGATGCAAACTGGCCCAAATGGAGTGGTAATTGCCGAAGCTACAGCAAACCCTGATATTTCTCTATTGGGTAAACACTTCCAAGATCCTTGTTTAAGTATCAAGCACAAAGAACATCACGGGCGATGTTGCACTGAAATCATTGAAGATATTTATGCCAGTGGGATAAACACTTGCCAAAGAGACTTTTTAGACTCGTTGCAAGTCAGAGCGCATCTAGTCGTCCCAATTTTATCACGACAAAATTTGTGGGGGTTATTAATTGCTCAATATTGCCATGAACCCCACCAATGGCAACAAATAGAAATTGATTTACTCCAACAGCTAGCCACCCAACTAGGAATTGCTACCCAGCAGGGAGAACTACAACAGCAAATCAAACATCTCAAAAACGAACTAGCATTACAAAAGCAGGCACATCAAAACCAGTTCCAGCAGACAAAAAGGTTTCAAGCCTTAGTTTTAAGCATCACGGCACAAATTAGAGACCGTCAAGATGAAATGCAAATTTTTGCTCATCTTACTCAAGAATTAGCCAAGTTACTACAACTAGAGTCTTGCTATATCGAACTTTACAACTCTGATTGCACTGTCGCCAGTGTTGTGTGTGAGTATGCACCTAACCAGCCTACATACCAGGGAATCAGCAGGAAACCACAAGACTTGAGCGAAATTTATCAGCCGCTATTGCAAAAACAACATTTCCATTCTGTAGAAATAGTCCCTGGATGGCATCCTAAATTACTGGTAATTACCCAGCTAGCTTGTCCTATTTTCGATCAGCAAGGGACTCTGGGTAATCTTTGGTTAATCAAACCCACACAACAACTGTTTAGTGAGCTAGAAATTGGCCTAGTACAAACTTTAGCCCATGAATGTGCGATCGCTATCCGGCAAACACGTCTCAATACTAGCAAACAAGCAAGAATCCACAAACTAGAAAACAAAGAACGCCTCACTCAAGAATTTCTCAAAAACCTCTCCCATGAACTGCAAACACCCATAACGAATATTAGTCTAGCCGCTCAAACCCTCGAAAGTATTCTCTTACCCAACGGCACATTAGATATTGAAATCGTACCCCAACTCTTACAGATTCTACATAACGAGTGTAGTAGAGAAAGTAGGCTAATTAACGATGTACTCACACTCATCCATCTAGAAACCAAACCCGAACCCCCAACACTCATCACCATTGACTTACAGACCTGGCTTACCCCCATTGTCGAATCTTTTTTAGACCTCACCAGCTGTCAAGGACAGCAATTAAAACTAGATATTGCTAATGTCATACCTCCCTTAGAAACCGATATTACCGAACTAGAGCGAATTGTCACCGAACTACTCAGCTATGTCTGCAAATACACACCACCAGGAGAATCAATTACAGTATCTGCTCAGACAACACCCGCAGAAATACAACTCAGTATCAGCAATTCTGGATTAGAAATTCCCATCCATGACCAAGTTCGCATATTCGAGCCGTTCTACCATCTATGCAAAAATGACCCCTGGAAATATAGTGGCACAGGCTTAGAAATGGCTTTAGTTAAAAAAATGGTCAGACATTTGGGTGGCTCGATTCTTGTAGAAAGTATTGCCAGTCAAACTAGATTTATCATTACATTCCCCCAATCTGCTAAATCATAA
- the glcD gene encoding glycolate oxidase subunit GlcD: MLTQDKQQRNWKPIIKAFEAVLGTNGVVQRREELITYECDGLTSYRQRPPVAVLPRTTEQVAAVVKICNQYAVPFIARGSGTGLSGGALPSDDSVLIVTSLMRQILNVDLDNQRIIVQPGVINSWVTQTVSGAGFYYAPDPSSQIICSIGGNVAENSGGVHCLKYGVTTNHVLGLKIVTPEGEIVDLGGQISETPGYDLTGIFVGSEGTLGIATEITLRILKSAESICVLLADFTSVEAAAATVSDIISAGIIPGGMEMMDNISINAVEDVVATNCYPRDATAILLVEIDGLEIEVVENKKRVAEICKKNGARNVTSASDLETRLKLWKGRKAAFAAAGHLSPDYYVQDGVIPRTQLPYVLQEIEALSQKFGYQIANVFHAGDGNLHPLILFDNSVHGALEKVEELGGEILKLCVKVGGSISGEHGIGADKKCYMPDMFSTTDLETMQWVRQVFNPQGLANPGKIFPTPRTCGEAANQMSNQQFVGVERF; the protein is encoded by the coding sequence ATGCTTACCCAAGATAAACAACAACGTAACTGGAAACCCATCATCAAAGCATTCGAGGCTGTGCTTGGTACGAATGGGGTAGTGCAACGCCGTGAAGAACTCATCACCTATGAGTGCGATGGTTTGACTAGTTATCGTCAACGTCCCCCTGTGGCGGTGTTACCACGAACTACAGAACAAGTGGCGGCGGTCGTTAAAATATGTAACCAGTATGCTGTACCCTTCATTGCACGGGGTTCGGGGACTGGTTTATCTGGTGGCGCGTTACCTTCTGATGACTCTGTTTTAATTGTTACTTCTTTAATGCGGCAAATCCTGAATGTCGATTTAGACAATCAGCGCATTATTGTACAACCAGGAGTAATTAACAGTTGGGTGACACAGACTGTCAGTGGTGCTGGATTTTACTACGCGCCTGACCCTTCCAGCCAAATTATCTGCTCAATTGGGGGAAATGTGGCGGAGAACTCTGGCGGGGTGCATTGCTTAAAGTATGGTGTCACCACTAACCACGTTTTAGGTTTAAAAATTGTCACGCCGGAAGGGGAAATTGTCGATTTAGGCGGACAAATTTCGGAAACCCCTGGTTATGACTTAACAGGTATCTTTGTTGGTTCAGAAGGGACTTTGGGCATCGCTACAGAAATTACTCTCAGAATCCTCAAAAGTGCAGAATCAATTTGTGTGCTATTAGCAGATTTTACTAGTGTAGAAGCTGCGGCAGCAACTGTTTCTGATATTATCAGCGCAGGGATAATTCCCGGCGGCATGGAAATGATGGATAATATTAGTATTAATGCGGTGGAAGACGTGGTAGCTACTAATTGTTATCCCCGTGATGCAACAGCCATTCTGTTAGTTGAAATTGATGGTTTGGAAATAGAAGTTGTAGAAAATAAAAAACGCGTTGCTGAAATTTGTAAAAAAAATGGGGCGCGAAATGTTACTTCTGCTAGTGACCTAGAAACTCGATTGAAGCTGTGGAAGGGACGTAAAGCGGCGTTTGCGGCGGCTGGTCATTTAAGCCCTGATTATTATGTGCAAGATGGGGTGATTCCTCGGACGCAGTTACCCTATGTGTTACAAGAAATTGAGGCATTAAGTCAAAAATTCGGTTATCAAATTGCCAATGTCTTTCATGCTGGTGATGGAAATTTGCATCCATTGATTCTGTTTGATAATTCTGTGCATGGTGCATTAGAAAAAGTCGAAGAATTAGGCGGCGAAATTCTCAAACTTTGTGTCAAAGTTGGCGGTAGCATTTCTGGAGAACATGGTATAGGTGCTGATAAAAAGTGCTATATGCCAGATATGTTTAGCACTACTGATTTAGAAACTATGCAGTGGGTACGGCAAGTATTTAATCCTCAAGGTTTAGCAAATCCTGGCAAGATATTTCCTACGCCGCGCACTTGTGGAGAGGCTGCAAATCAAATGAGTAATCAGCAATTTGTAGGTGTAGAGAGGTTTTAA